In one window of Zingiber officinale cultivar Zhangliang chromosome 11A, Zo_v1.1, whole genome shotgun sequence DNA:
- the LOC122032013 gene encoding replication protein A 70 kDa DNA-binding subunit B-like — MARCVTPGAVSMILSNPSPESPSDVQEIIVQVLDLKPIGTSSTRFTFMASDGEMKLKAMLPTYLSTEIQSGKLQNLGLIRIVDYTCNSIPNQPEKALIVTKCEVVSPALELEIKSDVKKEKPELTLKPKQEELVNNDVKINEPAIILKPKQSTVPKSAAQIVQEQHVNVAPAARLAISRRVHPLVSLNPYQGNWTIKVRLTNKGNLRSYRNAKGEGQVFNVELTDEDGTQIQATMFNEAAAKFYPKFELGKVYYISKGFLRVANKQFATVNNDYEMNLNENSIVEEVEGETFIPETKYNFVKIDQLGSYVNGRELIDLIGVVQNVSSTMSIRRKSNNDLIPKRDFTIADDSNKTVTVSLWNDLATDVGQQLLDMVHTSPVVAIKCLRVGDFQGVSLSTLSRSTVTINPDLPEAKKLKSWYDSEGKGASMASVGSSMISSTKNGSRSMYSDRVFLSHITDNQSLGQDKPAFFSINVYVSFIKPDQTMWYRACNTCNKKVIEAVGSGYWCESCQKNDDDSSLRYIMVVKVTDPSGEAWVSVFNEQAEKIVGCSADELNRIRTEEGDEKYQLKLKEATWVPHLFRVSVVHTEYMHEKRQRITVRAQAPVDCLAESKYLLEEIEKMSVC; from the exons ATGGCGAGATGTGTGACTCCAGGAGCCGTCTCGATGATCCTCTCCAATCCTTCTCCTGAATCGCCCTCTGACGTGCAGGAGATCATCGTCCAGGTTCTCGATCTGAAGCCCATCGGAACCAGCAGCACGCGTTTCAC ATTTATGGCTAGTGATGGGGAGATGAAGCTAAAAGCGATGCTTCCAACTTATTTATCTACAGAAATCCAATCTGGAAAATTGCAAAACCTTGGTCTCATCCGTATTGTGGATTATACCTGCAACTCCATTCCTAATCAACCTGAGAA GGCTTTAATAGTGACAAAGTGTGAAGTAGTTTCTCCTGCTCTTGAGTTGGAAATTAAAAGTGACGTGAAGAAAGAAAAACCTGAACTGACTTTAAAGCCTAAGCAAGAGGAACTTGTCAACAATGATGTGAAAATAAATGAGCCTGCTATAATATTGAAACCTAAACAATCTACTGTGCCAAAATCTGCAGCCCAGATTGTGCAGGAGCAGCATGTCAA TGTTGCTCCTGCTGCACGTCTTGCAATATCAAGAAGAGTGCATCCTCTTGTTTCCTTAAATCCTTACCAAGGTAATTGGACCATAAAGGTTCGACTCACCAATAAAGGGAATTTGAGATCATACAGGAATGCTAAAGGAGAAGGTCAGGTTTTTAATGTAGAATTGACAGATGAAGAT GGCACTCAAATTCAGGCTACAATGTTTAATGAAGCGGCAGCTAAATTCTATCCAAAGTTTGAGTTGGGGAAGGTCTATTACATATCAAAAGGGTTTCTCAGAGTTGCAAACAAGCAGTTCGCAACTGTGAATAATGACTACGAGATGAATCTAAATGAGAATTCCATAGTCGAAGAGGTAGAGGGGGAAACTTTTATCCCTGAAACTAAATACAATTTTGTAAAGATTGATCAATTGGGGTCATATGTGAATGGGAGGGAGCTCATAG ATTTGATAGGTGTTGTTCAGAATGTTTCATCAACTATGAGTATCCGGAGGAAAAGCAATAATGATTTGATTCCAAAACGGGACTTTACTATTGCAGATGACTC GAACAAAACTGTTACTGTCTCCTTGTGGAATGATCTTGCTACAGATGTCGGTCAGCAATTGCTAGATATGGTTCATACCTCACCAGTTGTAGCCATAAAATGCCTCAGAGTAGGAGATTTTCAAG GTGTATCTTTGTCAACTTTAAGTAGAAGTACAGTGACAATAAACCCAGATTTACCTGAAGCGAAAAAGCTGAAGTCTTG GTATGATTCAGAAGGGAAAGGAGCTTCAATGGCGTCCGTTGGATCAAGCATGATCTCTTCCACCAAAAATGGATCGAGGTCAATGTATTCTGATAGAGTTTTCCTTTCTCATATAACTGACAATCAAAGTCTTGGTCAAGATAAG CCTGCCTTCTTTAGCATAAATGTCTATGTAAGCTTCATTAAGCCTGACCAGACAATGTGGTATCGAGCATGCAATACTTGCAACAAGAAGGTTATTGAAGCCGTTGGCTCTGGGTACTGGTGTGAATCCTGCCAGAAAAATGACGACGACAGTTCtttaag ATACATAATGGTGGTTAAGGTCACAGATCCTTCGGGTGAAGCCTGGGTTTCAGTTTTCAATGAGCAAGCTGAGAAAATAGTTGGGTGCTCTGCTGATGAGCTTAATAGAATAAGAACagag GAAGGAGATGAAAAGTATCAGCTCAAGCTGAAAGAAGCAACATGGGTTCCACACTTGTTCCGGGTCAGTGTTGTGCATACTGAGTATATGCACGAGAAGAGGCAGAGGATAACGGTTAGAGCTCAAGCTCCAGTGGATTGTTTGGCGGAGTCAAAATACCTACTGGAAGAGATAGAAAAGATGTCGGTGTGCTAA